A single region of the Lathamus discolor isolate bLatDis1 chromosome 13, bLatDis1.hap1, whole genome shotgun sequence genome encodes:
- the LOC136021576 gene encoding cytochrome c oxidase assembly protein COX11, mitochondrial yields the protein MRLCGWRWARCGALRLPGGTGPRWAPVLGRVPPRLEGRARGGPWVSVPGGARGLRSSNPFTRKQEEEWRRRNRSALAYIAAAAVGMVGMSYAAVPLYRLYCQATGMGGTTGAGHGSEQIESMQPVRDRVIRVTFNADVHSSMQWNFKPQQSEIFVVPGETALAFYKAKNPTDKPIIGISTYNVIPFEAGQYFNKIQCFCFEEQRLNPQEEVDMPVFFYIDPEFVEDPKMAKVDLITLSYTFFEAKEGQKLPLPGYQ from the exons ATGCGGCTGTGCGGGTGGCGCTGGGCACGCTGCGGGGCGCTGCGGCTCCCCGGCGGCACGGGCCCGCGGTGGGCGCCGGTGCTGGGCCGGGTGCCCCCGCGGCTGGAGGGGAGGGCTCGGGGCGGGCCCTGGGTGTCGGTGCCGGGGGGGGCCCGCGGGCTGCGGAGCTCCAACCCCTTCACCCgcaagcaggaggaggaatggCGGCGCCGGAACCGGTCGGCGCTGGCGTAcatcgccgccgccgccgtggGCATGGTGGGCATGTCGTACGCGGCCGTGCCGCTCTACCGCCTCTACTGCCAG GCCACGGGCATGGGCGGCACGACGGGCGCTGGGCACGGCTCGGAGCAGATCGAGAGCATGCAGCCGGTGAGGGACCGGGTCATCAGGGTCACCTTCAACGCGGACGTGCACTCCAGCATGCAGTGGAACTTCAAACCGCAGCAGAGCGAGATCTTC GTGGTGCCAGGAGAAACAGCATTGGCCTTTTACAAAGCGAAAAACCCGACTGACAAACCCATAATTGGAATCTCTACGTACAATGTAATACCCTTTGAAGCAGGACAGTACTTCAACAAGATACAG TGCTTCTGTTTTGAAGAACAACGGCTAAATCCTCAAGAGGAAGTGGACATGCCTGTCTTTTTCTACATTGACCCAGAATTTGTAGAGGACCCTAAAATGGCTAAAGTTGATTTGATCACTCTCTCTTACACCTTTTTTGAAGCAAAGGAAGGACAGAAGTTACCACTTCCTGGGTATCAGTAA